One window of Grus americana isolate bGruAme1 chromosome 18, bGruAme1.mat, whole genome shotgun sequence genomic DNA carries:
- the GPRC5C gene encoding G-protein coupled receptor family C group 5 member C isoform X5 has protein sequence MGAAAVPWVAACVLLLALLPTAGGQTTPPSGCGKDLSSLYYNLCDLSAAWGIVVEAVASLGVVTSFVLTIVLVASLPFVQDPQKKSLVATQVFFLLGTFGLFCLTFDFIVGPDFSTCTSRRFLFGVLFGICFSCLLAHAVALNFLARRNRGPRGWVTLAVALLLALVEVIINAEWLIITVVRQEGGSPDPCQLADADFVMALIYVMLLLVAAFGTAWPALCGRYSRWRKHGAFILATTGLSMAIWVAWTAMYLYGNRRAGKKPGWDDPTLAIALVSNACAFLLLYIIPEVTHVTRRGPEQAFEDDVYPTRGVGYETILKEQKSQSMFVENKAFSMDEPSFAKKPVSPYSGYNGQLLTSVYQPTEMALMHKGPSDGPYDVILPRASTASPVAGSASSTLRAEDAFAVQARHAGAQRDGRSCQVQSPYGRNRW, from the exons atgggtgctgCGGCGGTGCCGTGGGTGGCCgcctgtgtgctgctgctggccctgctgccCACGGCCGGCGGGCAGACCACCCCTCCCTCGGGCTGCGGCAAGGACCTCTCCTCCCTCTACTACAACCTCTGCGACCTCTCGGCAGCCTGGGGCATCGTGGTGGAGGCCGTGGCCAGCCTCGGCGTGGTGACCAGCTTCGTGCTCACCATCGTCCTGGTGGCCAGCTTGCCCTTTGTGCAGGACCCCCAGAAGAAGAGCCTGGTGGCCACGCAGGTCTTCTTTCTTCTGGGCACCTTTGGGCTCTTCTGCCTCACGTTTGACTTCATCGTGGGGCCGGATTTCTCCACCTGCACCTCCCGCCGCTTCCTCTTCGGCGTCCTCTTTGGCAtctgcttctcctgcctgctggcgCACGCCGTGGCCCTCAACTTCTTGGCACGGAGGAACCGGGGCCCGCGGGGCTGGGTGACGCTGGCAGTGGCCCTGCTCCTTGCCTTGGTGGAAGTCATCATCAATGCCGAGTGGCTCATCATCACGGTGGTGCGGCAGGAGGGTGGCTCCCCGGACCCTTGCCAGCTGGCGGACGCTGACTTCGTCATGGCGCTCATCTACGTCATGCTCCTGCTGGTGGCCGCCTTTGGCACCGCCTGGCCAGCCCTCTGCGGCCGCTACAGCCGCTGGCGCAAGCACGGCGCTTTCATCCTGGCCACCACCGGCCTCTCCATGGCCATCTGGGTGGCGTGGACAGCCATGTACCTCTATGGGAACCGGCGTGCGGGCAAGAAGCCCGGCTGGGATGACCCCACGCTGGCCATCGCGCTGGTCTCCAACGCCTgcgccttcctcctcctctacaTCATCCCCGAGGTGACGCACGTGACGCGGCGGGGCCCTGAGCAGGCCTTCGAGGATGACGTCTACCCCACGCGCGGGGTGGGCTACGAGACCATCCTCAAGGAGCAGAAGTCGCAGAGCATGTTTGTGGAGAACAAAGCTTTCTCCATGGACGAGCCCTCCTTCG CCAAGAAGCCGGTGTCCCCGTACAGCGGCTACAACGGGCAGCTGCTGACCAGCGTCTACCAGCCCACCGAGATGGCTCTGATGCACAAGGGGCCG AGCGATGGTCCCTATGACGTGATCCTGCCCCGCGCCTCCACCGCCAGCCCGGTAGCCGGCAGCGCCAGCTCCACGCTGAGAGCCGAGGATGCCTTTGCGGTGCAGGCCCGGCACGCCGGCGCCCAGCGGGACGGCAGGAGCTGCCAG GTGCAGTCCCCGTATGGCAGGAACCGGTGGTGA
- the GPRC5C gene encoding G-protein coupled receptor family C group 5 member C isoform X4, which produces MGAAAVPWVAACVLLLALLPTAGGQTTPPSGCGKDLSSLYYNLCDLSAAWGIVVEAVASLGVVTSFVLTIVLVASLPFVQDPQKKSLVATQVFFLLGTFGLFCLTFDFIVGPDFSTCTSRRFLFGVLFGICFSCLLAHAVALNFLARRNRGPRGWVTLAVALLLALVEVIINAEWLIITVVRQEGGSPDPCQLADADFVMALIYVMLLLVAAFGTAWPALCGRYSRWRKHGAFILATTGLSMAIWVAWTAMYLYGNRRAGKKPGWDDPTLAIALVSNACAFLLLYIIPEVTHVTRRGPEQAFEDDVYPTRGVGYETILKEQKSQSMFVENKAFSMDEPSFAKKPVSPYSGYNGQLLTSVYQPTEMALMHKGPDPAGLGVLPAPLQPPASAPQSDGPYDVILPRASTASPVAGSASSTLRAEDAFAVQARHAGAQRDGRSCQVQSPYGRNRW; this is translated from the exons atgggtgctgCGGCGGTGCCGTGGGTGGCCgcctgtgtgctgctgctggccctgctgccCACGGCCGGCGGGCAGACCACCCCTCCCTCGGGCTGCGGCAAGGACCTCTCCTCCCTCTACTACAACCTCTGCGACCTCTCGGCAGCCTGGGGCATCGTGGTGGAGGCCGTGGCCAGCCTCGGCGTGGTGACCAGCTTCGTGCTCACCATCGTCCTGGTGGCCAGCTTGCCCTTTGTGCAGGACCCCCAGAAGAAGAGCCTGGTGGCCACGCAGGTCTTCTTTCTTCTGGGCACCTTTGGGCTCTTCTGCCTCACGTTTGACTTCATCGTGGGGCCGGATTTCTCCACCTGCACCTCCCGCCGCTTCCTCTTCGGCGTCCTCTTTGGCAtctgcttctcctgcctgctggcgCACGCCGTGGCCCTCAACTTCTTGGCACGGAGGAACCGGGGCCCGCGGGGCTGGGTGACGCTGGCAGTGGCCCTGCTCCTTGCCTTGGTGGAAGTCATCATCAATGCCGAGTGGCTCATCATCACGGTGGTGCGGCAGGAGGGTGGCTCCCCGGACCCTTGCCAGCTGGCGGACGCTGACTTCGTCATGGCGCTCATCTACGTCATGCTCCTGCTGGTGGCCGCCTTTGGCACCGCCTGGCCAGCCCTCTGCGGCCGCTACAGCCGCTGGCGCAAGCACGGCGCTTTCATCCTGGCCACCACCGGCCTCTCCATGGCCATCTGGGTGGCGTGGACAGCCATGTACCTCTATGGGAACCGGCGTGCGGGCAAGAAGCCCGGCTGGGATGACCCCACGCTGGCCATCGCGCTGGTCTCCAACGCCTgcgccttcctcctcctctacaTCATCCCCGAGGTGACGCACGTGACGCGGCGGGGCCCTGAGCAGGCCTTCGAGGATGACGTCTACCCCACGCGCGGGGTGGGCTACGAGACCATCCTCAAGGAGCAGAAGTCGCAGAGCATGTTTGTGGAGAACAAAGCTTTCTCCATGGACGAGCCCTCCTTCG CCAAGAAGCCGGTGTCCCCGTACAGCGGCTACAACGGGCAGCTGCTGACCAGCGTCTACCAGCCCACCGAGATGGCTCTGATGCACAAGGGGCCG GACCCTGCGGGGCTAGGGGTGCTCCCAGCgcctctgcagccccccgccTCTGCCCCGCAGAGCGATGGTCCCTATGACGTGATCCTGCCCCGCGCCTCCACCGCCAGCCCGGTAGCCGGCAGCGCCAGCTCCACGCTGAGAGCCGAGGATGCCTTTGCGGTGCAGGCCCGGCACGCCGGCGCCCAGCGGGACGGCAGGAGCTGCCAG GTGCAGTCCCCGTATGGCAGGAACCGGTGGTGA
- the GPRC5C gene encoding G-protein coupled receptor family C group 5 member C isoform X3 — MAGGDARAKAVRLRGSLGRTDACQRPHGGCGGRGGLVLSQQPGNPPAPRGGRKQPAGSRMQCGLSAARARVSAGTGAAGQPVRTPGSGYPKLSLSRRAGATTRPCEAEPRFSEETEAQEARAPPSAPPCSSARVRARTRAHALGPWKPRSAPTPRCRMGAAAVPWVAACVLLLALLPTAGGQTTPPSGCGKDLSSLYYNLCDLSAAWGIVVEAVASLGVVTSFVLTIVLVASLPFVQDPQKKSLVATQVFFLLGTFGLFCLTFDFIVGPDFSTCTSRRFLFGVLFGICFSCLLAHAVALNFLARRNRGPRGWVTLAVALLLALVEVIINAEWLIITVVRQEGGSPDPCQLADADFVMALIYVMLLLVAAFGTAWPALCGRYSRWRKHGAFILATTGLSMAIWVAWTAMYLYGNRRAGKKPGWDDPTLAIALVSNACAFLLLYIIPEVTHVTRRGPEQAFEDDVYPTRGVGYETILKEQKSQSMFVENKAFSMDEPSFAKKPVSPYSGYNGQLLTSVYQPTEMALMHKGPDPAGLGVLPAPLQPPASAPQSDGPYDVILPRASTASPVAGSASSTLRAEDAFAVQARHAGAQRDGRSCQVQSPYGRNRW, encoded by the exons atggcggggggggacgCAAGGGCGAAAGCCGTGCGGCTGCGAGGCAGCCTCGGCAGGACGGACGCCTGCCAGCGGCCCCACGGCGGCTGTGGGGGTCGCGGGGGGCTCGTGCTGAGTCAGCAGCCGGGAAACCCGCCAGCCCCGCGCGGCGGAAGGAAGCAGCCGGCAGGAAGCCGCATGCAGTGTGGCCTCTCCGCAGCCCGGGCTCGGGTCAGCGCCGGCACAGGGGCGGCAGGGCAGCCGGTCCGCACTCCCGGCTCTGGTTATCCAAAGCTGAGCCTTTCCCGGAGAGCGGGGGCTACCACCAGGCCCTGTGAGGCAGAACCCCGATTCtctgaggaaactgaggcacaagaGGCCAGAGCCCCTCCATCTGCGCCGCCCTGCTCCAGCGCCCGTGTGAGAGCACGCACGCGTGCACATGCCCTG GGTCCCTGGAAGCCCCGCTCAGCGCCCACACCGCggtgcaggatgggtgctgCGGCGGTGCCGTGGGTGGCCgcctgtgtgctgctgctggccctgctgccCACGGCCGGCGGGCAGACCACCCCTCCCTCGGGCTGCGGCAAGGACCTCTCCTCCCTCTACTACAACCTCTGCGACCTCTCGGCAGCCTGGGGCATCGTGGTGGAGGCCGTGGCCAGCCTCGGCGTGGTGACCAGCTTCGTGCTCACCATCGTCCTGGTGGCCAGCTTGCCCTTTGTGCAGGACCCCCAGAAGAAGAGCCTGGTGGCCACGCAGGTCTTCTTTCTTCTGGGCACCTTTGGGCTCTTCTGCCTCACGTTTGACTTCATCGTGGGGCCGGATTTCTCCACCTGCACCTCCCGCCGCTTCCTCTTCGGCGTCCTCTTTGGCAtctgcttctcctgcctgctggcgCACGCCGTGGCCCTCAACTTCTTGGCACGGAGGAACCGGGGCCCGCGGGGCTGGGTGACGCTGGCAGTGGCCCTGCTCCTTGCCTTGGTGGAAGTCATCATCAATGCCGAGTGGCTCATCATCACGGTGGTGCGGCAGGAGGGTGGCTCCCCGGACCCTTGCCAGCTGGCGGACGCTGACTTCGTCATGGCGCTCATCTACGTCATGCTCCTGCTGGTGGCCGCCTTTGGCACCGCCTGGCCAGCCCTCTGCGGCCGCTACAGCCGCTGGCGCAAGCACGGCGCTTTCATCCTGGCCACCACCGGCCTCTCCATGGCCATCTGGGTGGCGTGGACAGCCATGTACCTCTATGGGAACCGGCGTGCGGGCAAGAAGCCCGGCTGGGATGACCCCACGCTGGCCATCGCGCTGGTCTCCAACGCCTgcgccttcctcctcctctacaTCATCCCCGAGGTGACGCACGTGACGCGGCGGGGCCCTGAGCAGGCCTTCGAGGATGACGTCTACCCCACGCGCGGGGTGGGCTACGAGACCATCCTCAAGGAGCAGAAGTCGCAGAGCATGTTTGTGGAGAACAAAGCTTTCTCCATGGACGAGCCCTCCTTCG CCAAGAAGCCGGTGTCCCCGTACAGCGGCTACAACGGGCAGCTGCTGACCAGCGTCTACCAGCCCACCGAGATGGCTCTGATGCACAAGGGGCCG GACCCTGCGGGGCTAGGGGTGCTCCCAGCgcctctgcagccccccgccTCTGCCCCGCAGAGCGATGGTCCCTATGACGTGATCCTGCCCCGCGCCTCCACCGCCAGCCCGGTAGCCGGCAGCGCCAGCTCCACGCTGAGAGCCGAGGATGCCTTTGCGGTGCAGGCCCGGCACGCCGGCGCCCAGCGGGACGGCAGGAGCTGCCAG GTGCAGTCCCCGTATGGCAGGAACCGGTGGTGA
- the GPRC5C gene encoding G-protein coupled receptor family C group 5 member C isoform X2, giving the protein MLPRHSPPAPSPSPCGPPKLNRAGLTQLLRAETPQTHSTDGQGPWKPRSAPTPRCRMGAAAVPWVAACVLLLALLPTAGGQTTPPSGCGKDLSSLYYNLCDLSAAWGIVVEAVASLGVVTSFVLTIVLVASLPFVQDPQKKSLVATQVFFLLGTFGLFCLTFDFIVGPDFSTCTSRRFLFGVLFGICFSCLLAHAVALNFLARRNRGPRGWVTLAVALLLALVEVIINAEWLIITVVRQEGGSPDPCQLADADFVMALIYVMLLLVAAFGTAWPALCGRYSRWRKHGAFILATTGLSMAIWVAWTAMYLYGNRRAGKKPGWDDPTLAIALVSNACAFLLLYIIPEVTHVTRRGPEQAFEDDVYPTRGVGYETILKEQKSQSMFVENKAFSMDEPSFAKKPVSPYSGYNGQLLTSVYQPTEMALMHKGPSDGPYDVILPRASTASPVAGSASSTLRAEDAFAVQARHAGAQRDGRSCQVQSPYGRNRW; this is encoded by the exons ATGCTGccccggcacagcccccccGCTCcgtcccccagcccctgcggtCCCCCCAAGCTCAACAGGGCCGGGCTGACCCAGCTCCTCCGGGCCGAGACCCCACAGACTCATTCCACTGATGGCCAG GGTCCCTGGAAGCCCCGCTCAGCGCCCACACCGCggtgcaggatgggtgctgCGGCGGTGCCGTGGGTGGCCgcctgtgtgctgctgctggccctgctgccCACGGCCGGCGGGCAGACCACCCCTCCCTCGGGCTGCGGCAAGGACCTCTCCTCCCTCTACTACAACCTCTGCGACCTCTCGGCAGCCTGGGGCATCGTGGTGGAGGCCGTGGCCAGCCTCGGCGTGGTGACCAGCTTCGTGCTCACCATCGTCCTGGTGGCCAGCTTGCCCTTTGTGCAGGACCCCCAGAAGAAGAGCCTGGTGGCCACGCAGGTCTTCTTTCTTCTGGGCACCTTTGGGCTCTTCTGCCTCACGTTTGACTTCATCGTGGGGCCGGATTTCTCCACCTGCACCTCCCGCCGCTTCCTCTTCGGCGTCCTCTTTGGCAtctgcttctcctgcctgctggcgCACGCCGTGGCCCTCAACTTCTTGGCACGGAGGAACCGGGGCCCGCGGGGCTGGGTGACGCTGGCAGTGGCCCTGCTCCTTGCCTTGGTGGAAGTCATCATCAATGCCGAGTGGCTCATCATCACGGTGGTGCGGCAGGAGGGTGGCTCCCCGGACCCTTGCCAGCTGGCGGACGCTGACTTCGTCATGGCGCTCATCTACGTCATGCTCCTGCTGGTGGCCGCCTTTGGCACCGCCTGGCCAGCCCTCTGCGGCCGCTACAGCCGCTGGCGCAAGCACGGCGCTTTCATCCTGGCCACCACCGGCCTCTCCATGGCCATCTGGGTGGCGTGGACAGCCATGTACCTCTATGGGAACCGGCGTGCGGGCAAGAAGCCCGGCTGGGATGACCCCACGCTGGCCATCGCGCTGGTCTCCAACGCCTgcgccttcctcctcctctacaTCATCCCCGAGGTGACGCACGTGACGCGGCGGGGCCCTGAGCAGGCCTTCGAGGATGACGTCTACCCCACGCGCGGGGTGGGCTACGAGACCATCCTCAAGGAGCAGAAGTCGCAGAGCATGTTTGTGGAGAACAAAGCTTTCTCCATGGACGAGCCCTCCTTCG CCAAGAAGCCGGTGTCCCCGTACAGCGGCTACAACGGGCAGCTGCTGACCAGCGTCTACCAGCCCACCGAGATGGCTCTGATGCACAAGGGGCCG AGCGATGGTCCCTATGACGTGATCCTGCCCCGCGCCTCCACCGCCAGCCCGGTAGCCGGCAGCGCCAGCTCCACGCTGAGAGCCGAGGATGCCTTTGCGGTGCAGGCCCGGCACGCCGGCGCCCAGCGGGACGGCAGGAGCTGCCAG GTGCAGTCCCCGTATGGCAGGAACCGGTGGTGA
- the GPR142 gene encoding probable G-protein coupled receptor 142, with amino-acid sequence MVPVPNSTAVAWAGEAARPELERSPCMVGIFPVVYYSVLLGLGLPVNVLTAVALSRLATRTKKSSYWYLLALTTSDILTQVFIIFVGFILQTAILARAVPSAFIHTVNVLEFTANHASIWVTVLLTVDRYVALCHPLRYRTVSYPQRTRKIIAAVFAVALATGIPFYWWLDVWRDADPPTALDTVLKWVHCITIYFLPCSIFLATNSIIICKLKRWRHLGGGQPRLSKTTALLLAVTTVFIVLWAPRTIVMICHLYVASVKRDWRVHLALDIANMVAMLNTTFNFFLYCFVSQTFRRTVGEVLRAHLRHGPRPSSGRFPPPALKPLELLASTAL; translated from the exons ATGGTCCCGGTGCCCAACAGCACGGCGGTGGCGTGGGCCGGTGAGGCGGCACGGCCGGAGCTGGAGCGGTCACCCTGCATGGTCGGCATCTTCCCCGTCGTGTATTACAGCgtcctgctggggctggggctgccag tgaaCGTCCTCACTGCCGTGGCCCTGTCCCGCCTGGCCACGAGGACCAAGAAGTCATCATACTGGTACCTGCTGGCCCTGACCACCTCCGACATCCTCACCCAGgtcttcatcatctttgtgggcTTCATCCTGCAGACAGCCATCCTGGCCCGGGCAGTGCCCAGCGCCTTCATCCACACCGTCAATGTGCTGGAGTTCACGGCCAACCACGCCTCCATCTGGGTCACCGTCCTGCTGACCGTGGACCGCTACGTGGCCCTCTGCCACCCACTGCGGTACCGCACCGTCTCCTACCCACAGCGCACCCGCAAGATCATCGCAGCCGTCTTCGCCGTGGCTCTGGCCACGGGCATCCCCTTCTACTGGTGGCTGGACGTGTGGCGTGACGCTGACCCCCCCACCGCCCTGGACACGGTGCTCAAGTGGGTGCACTGCATCACCATCTACTTCTTGCCCTGCAGCATCTTCCTGGCCACCAACTCCATCATCATCTGCAAGCTGAAGCGGTGGAGGCACTTGGGGGGCGGGCAACCCCGCCTGAGCAAGACCACGGCCCTTCTCCTGGCCGTGACCACCGTCTTCATCGTGCTCTGGGCTCCCCGGACCATCGTCATGATCTGCCACCTCTACGTGGCCTCGGTGAAGAGGGACTGGCGCGTGCACCTGGCCTTGGACATCGCCAACATGGTGGCCATGCTCAACACCACCTTCAACTTCTTCCTCTACTGCTTCGTCAGCCAGACCTTCCGCCGCACAGTGGGCGAGGTGCTGAGAGCCCACCTCCGGCATGGCCCCCGGCCCAGCAGCGGCCGcttcccacccccagccctgaaacccctggagctgctggccagCACGGCCCTctga
- the GPRC5C gene encoding G-protein coupled receptor family C group 5 member C isoform X1 — MLPRHSPPAPSPSPCGPPKLNRAGLTQLLRAETPQTHSTDGQGPWKPRSAPTPRCRMGAAAVPWVAACVLLLALLPTAGGQTTPPSGCGKDLSSLYYNLCDLSAAWGIVVEAVASLGVVTSFVLTIVLVASLPFVQDPQKKSLVATQVFFLLGTFGLFCLTFDFIVGPDFSTCTSRRFLFGVLFGICFSCLLAHAVALNFLARRNRGPRGWVTLAVALLLALVEVIINAEWLIITVVRQEGGSPDPCQLADADFVMALIYVMLLLVAAFGTAWPALCGRYSRWRKHGAFILATTGLSMAIWVAWTAMYLYGNRRAGKKPGWDDPTLAIALVSNACAFLLLYIIPEVTHVTRRGPEQAFEDDVYPTRGVGYETILKEQKSQSMFVENKAFSMDEPSFAKKPVSPYSGYNGQLLTSVYQPTEMALMHKGPDPAGLGVLPAPLQPPASAPQSDGPYDVILPRASTASPVAGSASSTLRAEDAFAVQARHAGAQRDGRSCQVQSPYGRNRW, encoded by the exons ATGCTGccccggcacagcccccccGCTCcgtcccccagcccctgcggtCCCCCCAAGCTCAACAGGGCCGGGCTGACCCAGCTCCTCCGGGCCGAGACCCCACAGACTCATTCCACTGATGGCCAG GGTCCCTGGAAGCCCCGCTCAGCGCCCACACCGCggtgcaggatgggtgctgCGGCGGTGCCGTGGGTGGCCgcctgtgtgctgctgctggccctgctgccCACGGCCGGCGGGCAGACCACCCCTCCCTCGGGCTGCGGCAAGGACCTCTCCTCCCTCTACTACAACCTCTGCGACCTCTCGGCAGCCTGGGGCATCGTGGTGGAGGCCGTGGCCAGCCTCGGCGTGGTGACCAGCTTCGTGCTCACCATCGTCCTGGTGGCCAGCTTGCCCTTTGTGCAGGACCCCCAGAAGAAGAGCCTGGTGGCCACGCAGGTCTTCTTTCTTCTGGGCACCTTTGGGCTCTTCTGCCTCACGTTTGACTTCATCGTGGGGCCGGATTTCTCCACCTGCACCTCCCGCCGCTTCCTCTTCGGCGTCCTCTTTGGCAtctgcttctcctgcctgctggcgCACGCCGTGGCCCTCAACTTCTTGGCACGGAGGAACCGGGGCCCGCGGGGCTGGGTGACGCTGGCAGTGGCCCTGCTCCTTGCCTTGGTGGAAGTCATCATCAATGCCGAGTGGCTCATCATCACGGTGGTGCGGCAGGAGGGTGGCTCCCCGGACCCTTGCCAGCTGGCGGACGCTGACTTCGTCATGGCGCTCATCTACGTCATGCTCCTGCTGGTGGCCGCCTTTGGCACCGCCTGGCCAGCCCTCTGCGGCCGCTACAGCCGCTGGCGCAAGCACGGCGCTTTCATCCTGGCCACCACCGGCCTCTCCATGGCCATCTGGGTGGCGTGGACAGCCATGTACCTCTATGGGAACCGGCGTGCGGGCAAGAAGCCCGGCTGGGATGACCCCACGCTGGCCATCGCGCTGGTCTCCAACGCCTgcgccttcctcctcctctacaTCATCCCCGAGGTGACGCACGTGACGCGGCGGGGCCCTGAGCAGGCCTTCGAGGATGACGTCTACCCCACGCGCGGGGTGGGCTACGAGACCATCCTCAAGGAGCAGAAGTCGCAGAGCATGTTTGTGGAGAACAAAGCTTTCTCCATGGACGAGCCCTCCTTCG CCAAGAAGCCGGTGTCCCCGTACAGCGGCTACAACGGGCAGCTGCTGACCAGCGTCTACCAGCCCACCGAGATGGCTCTGATGCACAAGGGGCCG GACCCTGCGGGGCTAGGGGTGCTCCCAGCgcctctgcagccccccgccTCTGCCCCGCAGAGCGATGGTCCCTATGACGTGATCCTGCCCCGCGCCTCCACCGCCAGCCCGGTAGCCGGCAGCGCCAGCTCCACGCTGAGAGCCGAGGATGCCTTTGCGGTGCAGGCCCGGCACGCCGGCGCCCAGCGGGACGGCAGGAGCTGCCAG GTGCAGTCCCCGTATGGCAGGAACCGGTGGTGA